The DNA sequence ATCGTTGTCCGGGTTATCATTGTCATATCTTGTAACATGAAAGAGGGAAGAATATAACATAAAATAGGTGACCCCTGACCTTTAGTGCCACTGGTTGGTAAAAGGTTTATCTCATCATGTGAAATAACTCAATTTaacacagacattcatggtttccAGAGGATTCAACATAATCATTTGAATGATTTCCCAAAtttcacatttgtggttttgagtgaaatgtctgaACAACTTTTGGAAAGATTGCCATTAAATTTGTGCACACATTAATGCCCCCCTCATGACAAATGATTGAATTTCAATTAGTCCAATACTTCATATTAttaccaaatacctgcaaaacaaatgacaatCCCATCAGCATCATTTGtagtttagtgctaattaggaaatgttagcatgctaagacACTAGACATTACttatgagcatgttagcatactgAGGTTAGCATTTAACTCATTTAGTATGACGTCACAGAGCCGAAAGCGTGGCTGTAGACGTAGTCTTGttattagtctatatcaacgacgttttATTTCCCGGATTGTTCAGTTGTCGCctgaaattctgccggatgtccgtcaccttcctctttctttgagttggcattctaaactctggaggatttctgaggactatggttaactcctcagatctctgcagggtaaatccagacagctagctagactatctgtccaatctgagttttctgttgcacgacttaaacaacctttgaatgagcacgttccaccagaacaagttccttctggCGCTAacttttggtttaaagaaatgccaaaaaaccagagcacgtttttctcccatcccagaatgctgtgtggactagcaagaccctcctccgaagcgctgtggaggaaggtctggggACTATATTGTTATGTACACTGAGCTGATATTATTTAGTTACAAAGCTAGATAACTTGATTTTAAAGGCAGATGTTTTTTACTGACCGTGATGGTAATAGGAGGATCAAGCAGCACGACGTCATGCACAGCCAGGTATGTGTTATCTGGCTTCTCTTTGCCCGTGACCAAGGCTGAAACCTTCATGATGTCACACTCCATCATGGGTTTATAGTAGGCCGAGAACGGGACCTGGATAGGGACAGAGAGCTCttcaagagacaaagaaagagaagagagatttAAAGTCGATTTACAACAAATTCCAAGAAGCATACAGTGTTTTCTCACCTAACCCTTGTGTTCTCTAGACACACAGATAGAGTTGGTTTTATTTGCCCACCCTTTGAGatatctgtctgtttttctgtcttatcTGCCCCCAAAATTCAACAGCAACATCTTTGTCCAGAAAAGCACCCACAGAAGAAGATTCACCTTTCCCAGGCAGCAGTGTCTCCTCCTTGACCTCGGTCTGGATGGTCCCAGCTGGTGAGCCGTTGTACCTCATGGCTTGGACCCTGATGCTGATGAACAGTCGCATGGCAGCACTGCTCTTACTCTGCAGCACCAGCATCAATCTCACATCCTCACAGTTCTTTGGTGGGGTCACCTGCAACAGCACACACAATGAGAGGACTGAGACATTAGCTGTGTTCTGTTCCACAGTTTACTTCCTGCTCCCTGTTCAGGAAATGTCGGTTAAGGGAACTTTCCTCGACACGATTCCTTCATTCGGAACAATGTGCAACGTCACCAACGCAGATATCACTTACTGGTAATGCGTCACCCTGGTAACGTAAACATCTTGGATATGTTGCTGCTACTGTGGACATTTTACACTACTgcactgaaatattcaaacgAAAACTGATACCATTACAAAACTTATTCTATTGAAAAGTCTGTAACTTGTGAATAAAGTGATTAATGTACATTTAAGATGTTCGGTGTCATTTCAGCGAGGTGCAACTTCCTGTGAAGTGATCAGTACTTCCCTACACATTTCATAGTTCCCTTTTAACTGAGCATGTTTGCTCCCTATGGTTTGGAATCTTATTTAACATGTCTGAATACCCTGTGCAGTCCACTTCGCAGGGAACTATAGGCGATCGTAACAAACGCACCTATTGATGAAGATTAcactaattaaaacaaatcaatttttttgtctttgatgcggttgatgttttaaatgttacGTAAAGGCCATTACATGCTCAAGCTTGTGATGTACCATGAGATAGTGAAAGTGTTTATGCCTGGGGAGGCTACACCACATTGCCACAAAAGCATTTCTTATTTGGGTGTGCTTCATACTTAACAAGCACCACCACCCTATCCATAATTACAGGTAACAACTATTACAAAACGCTTgtttgttttggttgaaattaTCTGGGAAGCTAGCGAATGTCCCCTGAGGCAGATTTGTGGACGTCCAATTCCTGTGCGCCcgaagcgagagctgtgtccaggTTCTCGGCAGTACATTGGACGTTAGaccaggtgagggttggcctccgccagggctgcgctttgtcaccaatcctgtggGTTGTGATATtcatggacaggatatcgaggcgtagtcgtggtggggaggggttgcagttcggtggacTGGGGATCATATTGCTGCTTTTTGCAGAGGATGTggtcctgatgacatcatcggtctgtgaccttcagcactcactggatcggttcacagccgagtgtgaagcggttgggatgaggatcagcacctctaaatctgaggccatggttctcagcaggaaaccgatggagtgcctacttcGGGTGGGGAaagagtccttaccccaagtgaaggagttcaagtaccttggggtcttgttccCGAGTGAatggacaatggagcgggagattcaAGAGAATCAGCGCAGCGGGCCGGTATTGCATTCACTTTATCGTACCGTTGTGACAAAaggagagctgagccagaaggcaaagctttcGATCTGGCGGTcaattttcgttcctaccctcacttatggtcatgaaggctgggtcatgaccgaaagatccagggtacaaacggccgaaatgggtttcctcaggagggtggctggcctctcctttagagatagggtgagaagctcagtcatccgtgaggaacactgagtagagccgctgctcctttgcgtcgaaaggagacagttgaggtggtttgggcatctggtgaGGATGCCCCCGAGCTCCTCCCTAGGGAGGTTTTTCAGGCTGGATGGATGGGCTATATTAATAAAACTGACTTGATGGAGATAGGATACCCTGGTCATTACTGATGATTTTGAAATGTGGTTATGTTGAGTTTTGGGCATTCtctaataaaagaaaataaattatggTTTGAGCACCAGAATTAGATGATAAAGACTGCCACTaatcaaaagtaaaagcaaaGAACGTTATGGTATTCTATCTAATTGTTGcacttcttctcttctcttcttctcttacAAATCTGGGGCAATGACCTTGTCATGGCTTTAGATAAAGACAAATGGTCGTGTATAAGCAACAGGATGCATTTTGCATTTAGGAGTAACAAATCAGAGGTAAAGTTTATAGTTTTTTGACCCACACCGTTAAcctgtttttggcatttttagcctatatattgttttaaatatgGATTTGCAACTCATTTGCATCTTATCTTAGACCTTTATATTTTCACTCTTCCCACTTTGTATTGCAACTACTGCACAACAACTTCCCCCTGGATAAATATcttaattattaattttattttactcaAGTGAGGATGCATAAGTAAAAATCTGATAGACTATTTAGTTCCTAGACTATTTAGGAACTAATGTATGTAGTTTGTCAAACTTGAAGAATGGAGCTGCCTTGGTTTTGATTTTTGAAATGTCATTGTACGTAAGTCAATGCAAGTTTTGATTTGTGTGTAGATGCAGTGATCTTGAAAGATGAGGTGTAACTTATTCACAACAAagcagaaaaaagaaacaagttGATATTTCAAAGGTTAGTTTTTTTATGGATATTTTTGCTTTCATTAGAAAAGAGACAATATATGTGGCTGGAGGGGAGAGGGATTGGAAACAACAAAGCAACAAAGGTCCCCAATGGTATTCAAACCGTAGTTGTTGCGATTTGAGCTTGATCCTAAACCCCACCAAGATGCCCCATAAGTGCTGGTTTAAAATGATATATTATagccacaaaaacagaaaaattctgaatataacataaaaaaacatcctgTTCAATAGCTCTAAAGAGAAAATTCAGGGAGTTTCTGTGACGCACCTCTTCAAAATACATGGACATTGGCTGTGACGGAGGTTGAGGGGGGATGCCTGGGGTTACTACATCCGTActtcctctcccctcctcttcaATCGCATCAGCCTTGGAGAGGTCTCTGGTGGTGGCGTAGTGAAAGACAGACCTCTCCTTCTCTGTTCCTGTAAATGTAGTGATTCAGTCAATATTCAGAGCCACTATTGTAATAATGTACAGCTGCTTGTGTGACCTGTTTGTCAGGTGAACCCACCCTCTCTGTATTTGTAGCTGTCGGTGATGTCCATCCTCTTATTGGAGCCGACAGACTTGGTAGAGATATTCTGACCGACTCTCGCCGTGTCAGAGAAGATATTCACTTTTGAACCGTCAGCTTTGACCTGacaggacacacaaacacaaactatagaaacaacaaaaagaccAAAGTTGCATTTGgttgttttactttttctgtcttttttatttttatttttttacactaaATTCACTAAATGTGGCATTGATGAGATCAAGCTCTGCTCACTGACCAGCCAGTCGATGCAGTCGGCATTGACCTCAGCGAAGACAAATGGGGTGTCATATTTGAGGTCTGTTTCTCCGTTCAGGATGGCTACGACGGGGGCTGGACCGCAGCAGTAAACACCTACAGGAGGAGAGACAGGACAAATCAGGAAATAAAGTAACAACCTTTGCAACTGACAGAAtagttttgtcttatttttgtgtctgaaggattttaaaattccTCCCTTTGGTGCCATCTGGTGGTGCAAAGAATGACACTGTGATAAAAGCAACTGGGGGTGTTTTAACTTACATGTGCCATCATAATTTCCTGCAATAACATACAAAGTATACACATTGTAACTTTAAAGGgactttcaaaacaaaagcactACGGCAAATAAATTCAAGAACTTTCAGGTCAAAATGCCCACTTCTATTCAGGTCAGCTGACCTGTTTAAGAATAGAAACAGAGaaacataaaatgttttttgaacatcaaagcaggTAAACCTATGCTAGTCGACCTCAAGAGTACAAATGTGACACTGAAATGAGTATAATAGAGACTCTTTAAAGTTATGGAGATAAACAAGAGAGTCTGTACCTTGGCTCTTCTCCTGTGGTGTTGGATCCAGAACTTGCCAGCCGTCATATTTGCCGTCTTTTGCCAGGTCTGGCCGCCTCATCCATGCCTCCACCCACACGTGAAAGTtcctaaaatacaaaacaacttTAAGATTCTGCAAcagtgcagtagatgtgaaataAAACACTGGAAAATTATATTTAACAATAATATTTTAGAATATTAAGACGCCCTTTTTACATGTCTTGAGACATATGAAATCATTTGCTTCTAATGTCTTTTTCTtccacaaaaaaagttatattacatggtttaaaatgtcttcaaaaAGATTTATATTCCTTCCTCACTGAAAAAACCTAGAGCAtataaatatgcaaatatttttcAGTTCAAAAGTTAAACTGCTGGACACAAGATTTGTCCTACTTCACTGAAAAGTCCATGCACAGTGTCTGTGACCTGTAGGCTTTAAGTTTAACAGATTGATTCTAAAATGCGGaaggcaaacaaaacaaaaaaatcaagttCTTCCTGTAACAAAGCACAACATAAACCATCCAAACTAGAACAGGGGAATTCTTCAGCACtggactttttgttttgttctttgtcAAAAGATGAAGTTCTCAATGCTCATATTTTTAGTCTCAATGGACAACAGTGTGTTATTCTTGTTTAGAAGAACATATTCCAAAAAGGTCCGTAAAGGTCCAGCACACAAAGTATTACTAATATTGTTTTCTGGTGTCGTAGTATTATGTTATTTTGTGCTGCGCATTTGACGTGAAGGCTCAAATATAGTATTTTAAAGCATCATGGGACAGTTAAAGTTTCCAACACAAAGATGACATTCTTAGGCTATTTTAACACTTGCCGTCTGCTGCCAGTgtatgttttacattataatcctattttaatcaggagagacttcgtttgcagatatgcaaagatatttattgtacaactgtatgatattgaatgtacaaagtcttttggagattggactccatcaaATTAATAATCATCTTAAAGGGGTAGGGAATAGGAacataaccccccgatggagcccAGACACCGGTGGCGGCGGCaaagagaccagagaccggacCGAAGAGGTAACGGAGCGTTCAGCCGGAGAAACACAACTACCGGaggaggcaggggaggaggagggtccaGCGCTTTGCCTGAaccgacagctgacagcacaaggagagaacagatttaaagcagagttgtaaggctgtgattggcccttgaatctcgtggccgagtctgattggtttaactgacacgtcacttcttgaacagctgatttgatttaagaatgagtagtgattggggtaatgacgtcttcctgaaagaatttgcgctgagcttcatatggagtaaaccgtgttttcaaaaaagtCCTGAGGGCTTTTTAAACACCACCACCAACTTTTTTTCCTGCAGTttttaaagttgaaaaaagttcgGAGCACAGCGAGTTATACGGTATGACTGGGTGCGCCCTGTACAGTTAACTtgctttgttttatgtaacgttagcagCACTGCtacctctctctgttctttctccaaCTCACTCCAccgctttgttttatctaatcTTAGTAGCACCGCTCCACATAGCGCACTAGGATACTGTGGCAGTAGTTGAtgttaaagtgttcatattatgctcattttcaggttcataattgtatttagaggttgtaccagaataggtttacatggtttaattttcaaaaaacaccatatttttgttggaCTACACATTGTGTGTTGAGCGCTCTGTTTCAGCTACAGAGTGacacatctcacttctgttcctatctttgttgggagttgcacatgcgcagtagctaggtaagcactgctggcttgtcagttgcagagcatgaggtcatgccatgctagcagctaggcgagcattataactttcgttacggaagtaaaggctggactacaatagagctgtttggagcagtttgtgaactgtgttttctctggaagacaGTAAGTGCCTTTGggatggactttgggctttttcactttgtaaacctataacatgtacaaaaagatatataacacaataaaggaaaggggaaaaagccaaaaagcataatatgaacactttaaagcAACAGAAGACCCTTTTGGCTGCTTTTTGGAACCAAAACGCTGCCAGCTTCAAATTTTTTACTATAAAAGCGCTCTAGTCAACTTTTTCTTGACAAAAAAGatgccaagtgtgaacatagcctcaATCAGCTAATTAAAAGTTTAAGTCACCACAGAGATGTCAGTAGTGTGTGTCACGTTGACATGATAATAGCCCTGAGAATGTGTCACACCTCTTTACTTTGATGTGGCCTATAAAAACTGCCAACACTTCTCCAGAAAAATGATTCATGCCTTAAACCTTTTTAACCTGACAATTTAATGGCATACTTATGCCGCGTTCTATTAACCTCGGAACTCGCTTTtacgaggtcaaagtcggaaacacgccccACTGACCTCGAATTTACTTTTAACTTATACAACCTCGCAGTAGCCCaagttcaaaatccaacatggctgccccctgtatcaacagttgtgaaagctgcagaaacataaagttataagcacttctgtcttatttgtgacAGTAAATCAGTCGTTCACACAggcatgtccaacttctatctgtggacatgttgttactctctttgcatgcacaaaaaacggcgtaatgcgttgttatgAACTGgttgctaacaatagctaaccgggctagagctaatgagACCAATGAAAGTTTTAAatagaacgcattcaactcagGTATGACATCATTCCTAGTTCCGGATCCCGAAttccgaggtaaatagaacgcgGCATTAGTGCCTAGTTTATTCTTTTGGTTTACTCTCACCGCTTCCATAGCTTTGTTtccattttcagaaaaaaaaagcactgtcCCTAAccgcaccaaacagcagacagacaaagttagagaTTAGCTGGGGATGAAAATATTTACGTATTTAAGTTTAGTTTGTGGAGACCAGTGTTGGTAGTCGAGTCACTAACTGTAAAGTCCGAGTCTAAGTGCGAGTCCTAGTCGAGTCACCAGTACCTGAGTTAAAGTCCGAGTCGAGTCAagagtccagagaatagcgacATGAGTCCAGGACTCGTGTAGGAAACAGTTACAGACTAACAAATCTGACTTCATGAAAACTCCAGTCCAAGTCATCAGTGTGtgagttcaagtcaagtcacgATTACAGAGAAGAGCGACTCAAGTCTgactcaagtccaagtcaagtttTAAGTCAAAGATTATTACATATGAACTGCGATATTCAGGTTAAGGTTTTGAGTGGGAATACGTTTTATTTGGCCCTTTAGACAGCTACTTCTATCTCTATGTCAAGAATGAGCATTTCACCAAACACCAAAAAACACCACACACTAACAAGTCACAATGTTAAAATGATAAGTTCTGATTTTTTAATACAATACACACGTCATATGTACGATGAAAGAGTAATTTGTGGCTGTAATCGTTTTTCTTCTCCATACTGACTGAGAAGCCTTGTATCAGCTTCAGAACGAGGACTGTAGGACTGCCATGGTAGAAAGCAATATTTTAGTAAAATAATAGCCTCTGTCTCTCACCAAATGCTGTCTGGGGATGGTGTCTCTCTGACTCCGTAGTCGGGCGTGGTACACGCCGATGGTCAGATTCCTATCGTTGTCGTGGGCTGACTCGGTTGGTGACCACGCGGCAGGGGAAGCCCAGCAGGCGCATCACTGGAACCAAACACAAAGATCTGAGTCAGAATTTGTAGCttgttgtttttgcatgttGTTATCCTCTTTGCTAAGCTGCCATGGTGCCAAAATCATGAATGTCATCCCAAGTGAAAAGGTGTTTTATTTACTGTCACAGCAAGACAGACAAAGTCAGACTTCAATAAAGTGTCCCATGCAGGTTTGCACACCTTTGGATCTGACTTTGTAGTCATAGGTGGACTGTTGGGTTGTTTGCATTCatgctgttctcatgaaccagtCGTACATATTAGCTACGAAAAGGattgcactgtaatttgtaaattgtatgtattccacgaatgtattactgtatgcaccacaaTAACTGCCATTTTATAAGAGTGCGAAGATCAGTGttgggaggaggtcggggtggatgggtgTGTCCAAAAACACAGGGCTTTGAAGCGAGGCGCGGAGTTTGTGTCccagggaaaacacaagacttccACCCAGgaaacatgtgtttgtgtgccgggagtactacttaaggttacccaaaacaaaatcttttttctgcggttgaaaatcaggtttgtgcccgtccagactacaacgCCACCCTGAAGTTTGTAAACCAAAACAGGGACAgcagtgttttaaaatgtccccGTTTTAGGGGCTTGGAAATGCCAGAGTAGTGCCAATGTGAGGCACAAACATGGCAAAAGATAttcgtttttaaaccaaaacattaCATACAACAGTACTGTAAACGTAGCCTCTGACGTTACCTGAACACATCACACCGGCGTACACCCAGCACTGCCCGTACTTGACCGGCCGGGAGCCGGAGACAAACCAGCGCTTAAGGATGGCGTAACTGCCGGTCCAGTGAGTGGGTGAGACCCCATTCGCATATGAATCTGACCAGTTTCCCTCCAGGACACCACGATCATCATTAGTGTTGACCTGGAAGAAAACAAGTAAATTTGCATTCTTataatgtaactttttttttttcttaaagacGCCATTGCCAAGTCTTTCT is a window from the Perca flavescens isolate YP-PL-M2 chromosome 4, PFLA_1.0, whole genome shotgun sequence genome containing:
- the LOC114553675 gene encoding protein-glutamine gamma-glutamyltransferase 5-like; translated protein: MSGTMKESVFKGVDLHPQTNNVNHRTREISLTQLIVRRGQAFKLTLNLRQPFNPSVQPLCISAATGKLPTEKQGTLSFFGVPDVVKHSPSAKAVWKVELDKGSSTTTGNLILTVTPPADTPIGEYTMTVKHRDQEMVLAKPVVLFNPWCPDDWVYLKDENEINEYVMNEQGIIYRGSSNYIGYCNWDFGQFEDDMVDICLRMLDLNPKYMKDPGDDVSARCNPIYVSRVVSAMVNTNDDRGVLEGNWSDSYANGVSPTHWTGSYAILKRWFVSGSRPVKYGQCWVYAGVMCSASACTTPDYGVRETPSPDSIWNFHVWVEAWMRRPDLAKDGKYDGWQVLDPTPQEKSQGVYCCGPAPVVAILNGETDLKYDTPFVFAEVNADCIDWLVKADGSKVNIFSDTARVGQNISTKSVGSNKRMDITDSYKYREGTEKERSVFHYATTRDLSKADAIEEEGRGSTDVVTPGIPPQPPSQPMSMYFEEVTPPKNCEDVRLMLVLQSKSSAAMRLFISIRVQAMRYNGSPAGTIQTEVKEETLLPGKELSVPIQVPFSAYYKPMMECDIMKVSALVTGKEKPDNTYLAVHDVVLLDPPITITVSGITRLNREAEGEVVFMNPVTETLKECTLTISRSGLLKEDIEVKIPDLKKNNRICVKFPFVPYKPGRKTLVANFDCSTLRDIKGSGTVDVKL